In one Balaenoptera ricei isolate mBalRic1 chromosome 20, mBalRic1.hap2, whole genome shotgun sequence genomic region, the following are encoded:
- the LOC132354886 gene encoding histone H2A.N, producing MHFICLHGLRFPKKKPTIYIPAKEKDERASSAFGKKRRKKKEAYFSYMGKILKQTHPDFRGCSWILDVLGALEEWWLQRVSLEAVRLSLYNHRRTVTSREILEAVKQRCSRKSLGINEVNLDGPVVEMITLVKQNWIRWRTDLEDEVSEKNPLQWWSRCDTPGLWVLHF from the exons ATGCACTTCATTTGCTTACATGGCCTACGATTCCCTAAGAAGAAGCCCACAATTTATATCCCAGCCAAAGAGAAAGATGAGCGGGCCAGCTCCGCCtttgggaagaagaggaggaagaagaaagaggcatATTTTAGTTACATGGGGAAAATCCTAAAGCAA ACCCACCCAGACTTCAGGGGGTGCTCCTGGATCTTGGATGTACTGGGAGCTCTGGAGGAGTGGTGGCTGCAACGGGTTAGCCTGGAGGCGGTTAGACTGTCCCTCTACAACCACAGAAGAACCGTCACCAGCAGAGAGATCCTTGAGGCAGTCAAGCAGAGATGCTCTCGGAAGAGCTTGGGAATAAATGAAGTGAATCTGGATGGCCCTGTTGTTGAAATGATTACACTTGTCAAACAAAATTGGATCCGCTGGAGGACTGATCTGGAAGATGAAGTATCTGAGAAGAACCCGCTGCAGTGGTGGTCTCGGTGTGACACACCTGGTCTCTGGGTCTTGCATTTTTAG